The Acidobacteriota bacterium DNA window CAGCGCTTGTTCAACGCGCAGATCTACTTCAACTTTGCTTGGTCGAGGGACTACCTGGTGACGGGTCGGGTCGTGACGGGCTCAGCGAAAGCGCCGCCGGTGAACTGCAGGAGGCTGAACGGAGGGCGGCGCACGCCAGGCAACGCGCCGATGGAGAGTTGGGTCAGGGAGGGCGGCTCCTTATTTGGACTGCGCCGCCCTCTAGCGACGACGTCCTTCGACTACAAATCGGCGGCGCTTTGTATTCCGCCGTCTGCGTTGCCAGCAATCCAAAGCGCCGCCGAGAGGAATAGCCCGGGTCGAGGGCGGCGCAGTCCAGATAGCGTGCTGACGGAGAGAAAAGTTGGTTGAGGGCGGCTGCTCATTTGGACTGCGCCCGCCCTCTAGCGGCGACGTGCTTCGACTACAAACCAGCGGCGCTTTGTATTCCGCCATCTGCGTTGCCAGCAAATCCAAAGCGCCGCCGATAACTAGTTAGAGGAATAGCCTGGTCGAGGGCGGCGCAGTCCAAATAGCGTGCCGCAGGAGAAAAAAGTTGGTTGAGGGCGGCGCAGTCCACATAGGACTTAAGACGCCTTCGCAAGCTCGGCCAGCGTGTCCGCAAGCGAGTAAAAAATAATCCGCCCGTCGCTGCTTCCCAATAGCTGCTCGCTTGCGCGCTCGGGGTGAGGCATCATCCCCAACACATTCCGCTCGCGATTGCATATCCCGGCAATGTTATCGAGCGAGCCGTTCGGATTTGCATCAGCCGCCAGATTCCCATTCGCATCCGAATAGCGGAAGATGATCCGGTTTTCGCGGTGCAGCTCGGCGAGGGTATCGGCGTCGCAGAAATAATTTCCATCGCCGTGCGCGATCGGGACCGAGAGCACTTGCCCGCGCTGGCAGCGATTCGTGAACGGCGTGTCGGTCGCTTCGACGCGAATGTTGACGTGCTCGCAGATGAACTTGAGGTTCTTGTTTCTCAGCAACGCACCCGGCAACAAGCCGGCCTCGCACAGGATCTGAAACCCATTGCAGA harbors:
- the purQ gene encoding phosphoribosylformylglycinamidine synthase subunit PurQ, whose protein sequence is MKFGVVMFPGSNCDHDTYHVISKVIGQPVDFIWHRQNSVADCDAVILPGGFSYGDYLRTGAIARFSPVMGAVKEFASRGGLVMGICNGFQILCEAGLLPGALLRNKNLKFICEHVNIRVEATDTPFTNRCQRGQVLSVPIAHGDGNYFCDADTLAELHRENRIIFRYSDANGNLAADANPNGSLDNIAGICNRERNVLGMMPHPERASEQLLGSSDGRIIFYSLADTLAELAKAS